The Arthrobacter oryzae DNA window GGATCACCGTGCTGACGCCGTCCTGCGCCGCAATCCAGGCGATGGCCGCCTGGGCGGTGCTGACGCCGTCGGGCACCAGTTCCTCGAATTCGGCCACCGCTTTGAGGCCCTGCTCGAAATCCACGCCGGAAAACGTCTCCCCGACGTCGAACGACGAGCCGGTGCGGTTGTAGTTCCGGTGGTCGTTCTCCGCGAAGGCGGTATCGGACGTGTACTTGCCGGACAGCAGGCCCGAGGCGAGCGGGACGCGGGCGATGATGCCCACCCCGGCGGCCTCGGCGGCGGGCAGAACCTCATCCAGCGGCTTGAGGCGGAAGGCGTTGAGGATGATCTGCACGGTGGCGGTGCCGTCGTGGCGGATGGCCTCAAGGGCTTCGTCCGTCCGCTCCACACTGACGCCGTAGTTCCGGATGACGCCCTCGGCCACCAGGGTGTCCAAGGCGTCGTAAACCTCGGCGTTGCTGTAGACGGCGGTGGGCGGGCAGTGCAGCTGGACCAGGTCCAGCTGGTCGGTGCCCAGGTTGCGCCGGGACCGGTCCGTCCACTCGCGGAAGTTGGCGAGGCTGTAGTTCTCCGGCTGCTGCTCCATCCGACGGCCCATCTTGGTGGCCACCGTAATGTCCAGGCCCGGATTGTCCGCCAGAAAGGCGCCGATGGCCTGCTCGCTGCGGCCGTCGCCGTACACATCCGCCGTATCGAAGAACGTGACGCCCTCTTCCACCGACGCCGCCAGGATGGCCTGCGCCTGCGCGGGGTCAACGTGGCCCCAGTCCGCGCCAAGCTGCCAGGTCCCCAGTCCGACGATGGAGACGTTCCGTCCGGTCTTGCCCAACATTCGCTTTTCCATCATCCGACTATAGGCCGTTAGCGCTCTCACGGTGAGAGGCGAGCCCCGCTTCCTTCAGCCCCAGGTAGATCTTGTCCCGGGCGATGGGCAGTTCTGCGAACCTCACGCCGGTGGCGTTGCGGATCGCGTTCGCAAGCGCCGGCGCCACCGGGTTGAAGGGGCTTTCGCTCATCGACTTCGCCCCCATTGGGCCCAGCTTGTCGCTGGTTTCAGCGAAGTACACCTCGCTGCGGGGCACGTCCGCGAAAGTGGGGATATGGTACTGCCGCAGGATGTCCGTGGTGACCTTCCCGCCGTCGTCCACCTTCACTTCCTCGTACAGTGCGGCGCCGAGGGCCTGCGCGATGCCGCCTTCGATCTGGCCGCGGCATTGCCGCGGGTTGACCACCACGCCCGCGTCCGCCGCCTGGACGCTCTGCAGGATCTTCAGCTCGCCCGTGCCGGTGTTGACGGCCACGCGGAAGCCCTGGACGTTGAACGCGACCGACCGCGGCGTCCCGCCCCAGTGCCCCTCAGTGGCAAGCTCGACGCCGGCCGCTTCGGCGGCGTCGTAGATTTCCGCCAGCGGCACGCGGGTTCCCTCGCACACGACGGCGTCTTCCTCGAGCACGCAGCCGGAGGACTGGACCTGCCGGATGCCGGCGGCGAACGCGCGGATCCGGACCGCGAGCTCTTCCGCCGCGGCGAGGGTGGCCTTGCCCGCCACCACGGTTCCGGCCGACCCAAAGGCGCCGGTGTCGTGCTGCACGAGGTCCGTATCCGACTGGCGCACGGTGACGCGCCCCGCCGTCGTGGACAGCGCGGTGGCCGCGAGCTGCGCGTGGACAGTGGTGGTGCCGTTGCCGAATTCGGCGGTCCCGACGTCGGCGGCGTACGTGCCGTCCGGAAGGAGCCGGAGCCTGGAGTGGGCAAAGTGGCCGCGCGGCGGGACGGTGTCGATCATGGACAGCGCCGTCCCCTCCCCCGTAACCCAGTCCGGGCCCAGGTCGTCCAGGCCGGCGGCCCGGTACCGTTCGAGCCCCCGGGCCAAGGCGTCCTGCACCAGGCTGGTGCACTGGTCCAGGCCGTAGCTGCCGTAGTGCACGTCCTCTTCCGGCTCGGAGTGGGTGGAGAGCATGTCGTCGCCCTCGAGGACCATGTTGCGGCGGCGGAACTCCAGCGGATCCATCCCGATCCCGGTGGCGAGCTCGTCGATGCCGGACTCGATGGCGAAGATCATCTGGCTCAGGCCGTAGCCGCGGAACGCCCCGGACGGCACCGTGTTGGTGTACACGGCATGCGCGTCCACCTTCTTGTTGGCGCATTTGTACACGCCCAGTGATTCGCCGCAGCCGTGGAACATTACTCCCGGGGCGT harbors:
- a CDS encoding aldo/keto reductase, producing the protein MEKRMLGKTGRNVSIVGLGTWQLGADWGHVDPAQAQAILAASVEEGVTFFDTADVYGDGRSEQAIGAFLADNPGLDITVATKMGRRMEQQPENYSLANFREWTDRSRRNLGTDQLDLVQLHCPPTAVYSNAEVYDALDTLVAEGVIRNYGVSVERTDEALEAIRHDGTATVQIILNAFRLKPLDEVLPAAEAAGVGIIARVPLASGLLSGKYTSDTAFAENDHRNYNRTGSSFDVGETFSGVDFEQGLKAVAEFEELVPDGVSTAQAAIAWIAAQDGVSTVIPGARNVEQARSNAAAAAVSGIDATFDVGVHEIYDRDFRETIHPRW